Proteins encoded by one window of Fischerella sp. PCC 9605:
- a CDS encoding helix-turn-helix domain-containing protein: protein MQMQGISLAEAARRLGVSQSALYVAVQKGQIPAFRRGRRTVISQAGLRAYQVRQRPTSDYRL from the coding sequence ATGCAGATGCAAGGTATTTCACTGGCAGAAGCAGCAAGACGTTTGGGCGTGAGTCAAAGCGCTTTGTATGTAGCTGTGCAAAAAGGACAAATCCCTGCTTTTAGAAGAGGTAGGAGAACTGTAATTTCTCAAGCAGGATTAAGAGCATATCAAGTCAGGCAACGTCCTACCTCTGATTACAGACTCTAA